The DNA window AGAAAAGATGGAGGGCTGAGGGGAGGCTTGTTGAGCGAAGAATACCCGGAAGCATTTCCGCTCAGCAGCGAGGACAGTGAGCCGACCGCCAGCGGTGTCAGAATAGAAATAATCAGAGCGCTTTTATTCTTTATTTTCATAGCCTTCATTCCACGATATTTTTAATAAAGATATGTAAAATTGTTCGTAATTATGAGACGGAGCCCTTATTCTCCGGCCTCTTTCTCAAATTTTCCAAAATACCGGTAAATTCCATATCACTGCATTACGAAGAATCCGGCGCCGGGAAGCCCATTTTATGTCTGCATGGGCCGCAGGACGGCCGGATAACTGTGTGGGCTATAAAGACTGTAAAGCGCTTTTTGCTCATCTGCCCCAAACCGTGTTTCTCTGTCTTGACCATGCGGGACACAATCTCCAGCTCGATCGTAAGGATGCATTCAATGAATTTTTCCTGGAATGGTTTTATAAGGGCAGGAACCGGGATGGCTCATTGCAGTAAAAAAGCGTCAGTTTGTGCATGGCCCTCGTGCAGGCAATGTAGAGCAGGCTGCGGTCATAATCAGACTGATAAGTCAGGCTGTCTGCATGGGGGATGAGCACCTCGTCAAATTCCAGGCCCTTTGCCATACGGACGGAGGCAATTGAAATCCCGCCTGCAAAATGCGTGCTTTCCGGCCGAATCAGGTTCACCCCGCATTCGTCCGAGAGCTGGGCATAGAGCTTTTCTGCCTCCCGTTCCGTTTTCGTAATAATACCGAGTGAAGAATTTTCTCCCGCCCTGAAGTCCCGGACGGCCTTTTTTAATTTCAGGATTTCATCCTGCTCATTTTTACATGTTATCAGTGCCGGCTCCTCTCCGTGGCGCACCATCGCTTCCAGTGCGCCGATCGCTCCGATGCGCTTTGCGAGAGCCATAATCTCATAGGTGGAACGGTAACTTTTATTCAGTTCCACATATTCGGCGCCGTCGTAAATGCGGCGCAGATCCGCCAGGGTGTGGGTATGGTAAGGGTTCAGATACTGCCCGAAGTCGCCCAGAATGGTTTTTTGACAGGGGAACATCCTGTTTATTACGGCATACTGGATAGGAGTGTAGTCCTGCATTTCATCGATCACCAGATGCTTTGTGATTTTGCTCTCCTTGATTCCTTCAAATGCGGCGTGGAGGTAGAGAAAAGGAAAAACATCCATCCATTCCAGCTTATTCCTGGCCGGCATGACATACATCTGCGGCCGTTCCAGCCATTTGTAAAAATCCCTGTAAAGCGCCGGAGTGTTTTTAAAACGCAGCATTGCGGTGAGGCTTTTCAGAATCGATCTGGCCTTCGGGAGATCTTCCTGCCAGATGTTTTCATTTTGAAGGCGGTTGTAAATATCGTCTGCGGTCATGGACAGCCTCCGCTTGACAGGGTATTTACCGTAGGCCAGAAAACGTTCCCGTATCCATTTGCGGTCTACGGTAAACCGGCCGAATGCATAGTCTGTGGGGATAAAAATCCGGTCCGGCATTTTTTGTATGTATTCCTCCAGCAGACAGGCGAAATCCGGTGAGGATTTAAACCGGATGCGTTCGATCCATTTCTCATCCTCCACTTCCAGAGGATCCGGCTCGGGTTCGAAGCCGATGACGTTTTCCAGTCCGATTTCCGCAATATCGGAGAAACTCAGCTCATAGATTGGTTCTTCGCCCAGTTCCGGGATGACGTTTGAGATATAATCCCCAAAGACCCTGTTGGGGGAGAGAATGGTCACATTGCGGGCGGCCAGCCTGTCCTTCTGACGGTAGAGCAGGAAAGCGATCCGGTGGAGTGCGATGGATGTTTTGCCGGAGCCGGCCACTCCCTGGATAATCATCGTCCCGGCCTGTTCACTCCGGATAATCCGGTTCTGTTCTTTCTGAATCGTTGCTATGATAGATTTCATTTTTTCGTCGGAGGTATGGGAAAGTTCCTTCTGCAGGATGTCGTCCTGCACATGGGCGGCGCTTTCGAGGGCGTATTCCATTATTCCGTTTTTAATTTTAAATTGCCGTTTCCGCTTCAGCTCCCCGTCGATTCTTCCCATCGGGGCGTCATAACCGGCCGGTCCGGCTTCGTAATCGTAGAACATGCTGGAAACGGGAGCGCGCCAGTCAAAAATAAGAGGTTCCTTTCCCTGGCTGAAGGTAAAACGTCCAATGTAAAATTTCTCCGGTTCTTTGCCGTTATTACTTTGAAAGTCAATTCTGGCAAAGTAGGGAGAATCTTTCAGGCGGGCAATCCTGTCGCGGAGTACGACGGCAAAAGCGCCCGTTTGATCCGTCTGCCTGAGAAGCAGCTCATTCTGGAACATTTCGTGAGGGTCGATTTCACCCCTGTAGTCCGCCATATAGCGTTTGGAGTCCCTGTATTCCCGATCAATCCGTTCCACATCGGCCTGCGCCTCTTTCAGCGCCTGTTCCAGCCTGCGGTTGATTTCTTCAAGGTGCGCGGCTTCGTCGGGAAATGGCATGCCGCCTGTTTTGGGCTGTCCGTTATTCATGGCCTTCCTCCTTTAAAACAAAGCGCTGGGTGGGATACCCAAACTCGATCAACAGTTCCGCTTCGGCAAACCCAAGTCCTTTAATTTCCTTTCGCTGGCCCGTATCCGCCCGGTCGCCCTCCCGGTAGGTGGTGATACTGATTTCCCTCCCCTTCAACAGTTCCCCCATTACCTTTTTGAGAAATGCTTTCGGGATGCCCTTTTTCCGGTAAAGCGGATGGCTGCCCATAAAATCAATGCTCCCGGTGTCATATGAAAAAATCATAATCCCGATGGCGTATCCGCCGTCTTTCAAAATCAGCGCCTGCCTGGTTCTTATTTTTTCTTTCAGCACGCAGACATATTCCTCCTCATTCAGGCAGGGGAATCCGTCTACGACGAGGCGGACCAGTTCCATCCAGCAGGGGATGTCCTCCTCGACGGCGAACTCGATCTCCCACTCCTCCGGTTCTTTTAAATCCAACATGCCAAAACTCCCTTCCAAACGGTATTTTAACTGCAGCGGGTAAAATTTTTCATTTTCCCGGTACCTGCCCGGCGATATTTTATACATGGCAGTGAACACATTTGTAAACGCCTGCTGGCTTTCATATCCTGCGAGCAGCGCGATATCCAGAATGGATTTGCCGGAGAAGACAAGCAGCTTTGCGGCCTCGGTGAGCTGCCTCCTCTGAAGGTATTCATGCGGCGTCAGGCCGACCGCTCCGGTAAACATGCGGTGCAGATGATATTTGGAATAGTGGACGGCGTCCGCCATACGGTTTAAATCCAGTTTCTCCGTCAGATGAGCTTCGATATATTCAATCACGGAGACAATATTTTCAATATTTTCGTTTCGCATATCCGAAACCTCCTTCCGGTCTATTATTATACCCGACGACTGCGTCGGACTTTTAATCATTCTTGCTCTCTGGGTGCCGCAGAAACTGCCGGTATGTGTGGGAAATTAACAACCGTAAGGAAAAGCGGGAGAGTATTATGCAATTATGCAACAGGTAAGAAAAAACCGCAAGAGTTAGAACAATGGGTATAAATGGACGCTTTGGGCAGAATAAAAGTAAATGGAAATGAGGCAGCTATAAATCAGGAAATTGGAGGAAACAATGAAAAAAAGAGTGAAAATAATAGTGGGCATATCAGCGGCGGTAATTCTGGCGGCGGCAGGAACGGCGCTGTATATTAAAAGGTCGGCCCCGCCGGGAGAGGAGTGGATCGCATATGACAATGAAACGGTGATTCTGTCGATTGACCGTCAGCTTGCAGGCCTGGATATCGGGAAAATTGTGGAGGAGAAGGAAGGTTACATCGTAGAGAAGGGAGTCAAGGAGATACAGAAAGCGGTGGAAGAGGGGCTTTTAACCTATGAGGAGATTACCGCGGTCTGCCTCTACAGAATCAAAACCATCGATCAAAAGGAAAAGGGATACAATTCTGTGATATGTGTCAATCCCCGGGCGATCGACGAAGCAAGGAAAAAAGATATGGAGCGGGGAAAGAATCAGGAACATCAAAATGGAATATATGGCATTCCGATCATGCTGAAAGACAATATCAATGCCTCTGGTATGCCCTGCAGCGCCGGAACCGTTGCGTTTTCCGGTTATTATCCTCCCTCGGACGCCGGATTAGTAAAGGCGCTGAAGGAGGAGGGAGCGGTTATTCTGGGTAAAAACAATCTCTCCGAACTGTCCTATTATGTATCAGGGATCATGCCTGCCGGGTACAGCGCAGTCAAAGGCCAGACCATTAATCCGTACGGGCCTTTAAAACTGTCGGCTTACGGTTCCAGCAGCGGCAGCGCGGTGGCGGTGACGGCCAATTTAGCCCCCGTTTGTATTGGTACCGAGACAGACGGTTCCATTATTGCTCCTTCTGCGGCCAATTCAGTTACGGGGTTTAAACCGACCCGCGGCAGCATTCCGGGGGACGGTATATTTCCGCTTATCAAAGAAATAGACACGGCGGGGCCGATTGCAAAGACCGTGGAGGATGCAGCTGTTGTTTACCGGATGATATCAGGTGCGGAGCTGCCCGAAAGTTTCCCGGCGGATGCCCTGAAAGGAAAGACGGTTGGCCTTTTAGGCTATGAATACAGCGATGGTGAAATGATGTCCCTTTTGCGGCAGAAGCTTGAAGAAACAGGAGCCAGGGTGATTGATGCAGATTTGGATACCAGGGGGATTATCACATTCAACAGTATTTCCCTTTCCTTTAAAAAAGAGTTTGAAGACTATACAGCCGCCGGCCGTTATCCAATCAGAAAATTAAATGAACTACTGGAATATAACCGGGAAGATCCGGAGCGGAGAATGCGGTATGGGCAGGATTTACTGGAGGAGGCGGAAAAGACGGACAGACCGGATACGGATGGGATTAAAGAGTCGGTACGGAGAGCGGATGATGCCCTGTCTGCTGTTTTTGATGAATATCATCTCGATGCGCTGGTATTTCTGAACAGTTCCGGTTCTACGGCTCCGGCTTTGGCCGGATACCCGGAGCTGACGGTACCGTTTGGAAAAGACAGGAAAGGAATGCCCCAGGGGGCGACTTTCACCGCCCGGAAGGGGGAGGACAGAAAATTACTGGGCATGGGTTACAGTTTTGAGCATCATGTACAGGGAAGGTTGATTCCGTAATGTTATTCATCTGTTGTTTATGCCCCCGATTCATGCTATAATCTTTTAAAAGAAACTTTGTCCATATATGAATCAACCGGGCGGTGAAAAACAGAACGGTAATGTCCGGTTTTTATGAGAAAAAGTTTGAAGGAGAGTTTAAAAGATATAAATACAAAAGCGGAGGCAGGGGGAATGAAAAATTTAAAGGTGGGGAAAAAGTTATTTATCTCATATGCGATAATCCTGATCGTGCTGATAGCGGGATGTACCATGAGCATCGTCGATTTGGTTAAACTGGGAGGGCAGATAGAAACTTTTTACAACGGACCTTTTACGGTCAATGACAGCGCAGGCATTGTTAATGCCAATTTTGAAAGAATGCAGAAGGCAGTTTACCGTTCAATTACGAACACGGATCCCGAAATTATAGAAGAAGCGGCGGCAAATGCCGGAGAGGCCGCTCTGATTATAGAGGAGCAGATGGTGATAATTGAGAAGCATTTTCTGGGCGACAAACAGATTATTGCCCGCCTGAACGCTGCGCTTAAGAAGCTTGCGCCGATGCGCAATACGGTGCTTTCCCTGGCTGCGGAGAACCGTAATTCAGAAGCGGCTGATTATATGGAGAAAAATAATATCCCCACAATTAAGGAAGCCCAGGCAGAGCTGGATAAGCTGACAGAAAGCGGAAAAAACAAGGGGGAAAGCCTTGTTGCAGGACTTCAGGACAGACAGACCAAGGCGGTCACTACGATGATGATACTGGGAAGTGTGGGAGTGATCGTCAGCGCCTTATTCGGCGCATATATCACACGGAGTATTGCACAGCCGGTGAAGGAACTGGAAGAAGCGGCGCGAAGCATGTCCCGGGGAGAATTTGCGGAAATAAAGATTGAATACCGTGCTGAGGATGAACTGGGACAGCTCGCCGACGATATGAGGATTATGGCGGCCGTCTTGCTGGATATCATCCGGGATGAGACGTATCTGCTTGGAGAAATGGCGAAGGGAAACTTTAATGTGCAAAGCAAGGAAGAGCTGTATGCTGGTGACTTACATCAGTTCTTTCTATCGCTGTGTACGATTAACGACGGACTGAGCAATACTCTTTTTAAAATCAACCGCGCTTCGCAGGAGGTTGCGTCCGGTTCGGAACAGGTGGCCGAGGCTGCACAGACCCTGGCTCAGGGAGCTACAGAGCAGGCGTCTTCCGTAGAGGAACTCTCCGATACGAATAAGAGCATATCGGAGCAGGTAGACAGAAACGCAAGGAACGTGCAGGATGCCAGCGAACATTCCAGGATCCTTCAGTCGAATGCACAGGAAAGCAGAGCCTGCATGCAGGAGATGCTGGGTGCAATGACCGAGATCAGCGAAAGTTCCTGCGAAATCAGAAAGATTATAAAAACAATCCAGGATATCGCGTTCCAGACCAACCTTCTTGCCCTGAATGCGGCGGTGGAAGCGGCTCACGCGGGAGAGCAGGGGAAGGGCTTTGCCGTGGTGGCGAACGAGGTGCGCGATCTGGCCGGGAAATCCGCCGCCGCATCGAAGAGTACGGCTGCCCTGATAGAAAGCTCTCTTCTGATAGTTGAAAAGGGAGCGAAGCTTGCAAACAAAACGGCTGAATCGCTGGAAGAAGTGGTATCAGGGGTACGCCAGGTGGTGGAGTCGCTCAGTTACATTGCCGACGCATCGGAAAAACAGTCCGATTCAATCCGTCAGATCACGGAGAACGTCAATTTGATTTCCGGAGTGGTTCAGACAAATTCCGCAACGGCGGAAGAGAGCGCCGCGGCCAGCGAGGAATTATCTTCCCAGGCGCAGCTTTTAAACGATTTGGTTGCACGGTTTAAGCTAAAAGAAACAGCGGGGGACAGTATTTAGAGATTTTGCCAATAATAGAGGTTTTGCTGAAAAGCGTCGCCGGAAAAAACCGGCGGCGCTTTTTCCGGGATATTATGATATAATCAAAGTAATCGTAACACAACCGATTAGAGTTTCACATATTTATGACAGACTAAAAGGGGATGACATTTTGACGGACAGCGACAAACTGATTTACAATCTGGTTTATGATTACTATGAGGCAAGAATATTAATGGGAGTGTGCCTTTATGGGGAAACACTTCCTTCCATACCCAAAATTGGGGAAACTTTCCGTATGGCTCCCCGGACCGTTCGGGCCGCGCTTACACGCCTGGAAGAAAACGGATATATAGAGGTTACGGCCAGAAAGCTGTCCAGGGTGATATACCAGGCGGATATGGAGCAATTCAGGGAAAATGCCGCCCGGTATTTTGTACCGAGAAGAGCGGGAATCATTGATTTCTGCGGGGCGGGGTTATTGCTGGTTGAACCGGTCTGGGTGTATGCCCAGGGCAGTTTAGATAAAGACACATGGGAGCAGTTGAAAAAAAAGCTGTCGGAGGCATGGATGACGGATTTATCCGTTTCTATCCGCCTTCATCTCTTTGCCTTTGATGAACTGCAGAACAAGCTGTTCCTGAATTTTTATTGGGAACTGCTCCGTTATATCCGTTTTCCCTACCTGTCCAGAAGGGAAATACATTTGGAAAGGGACAGAGACCTTTTGAGTGACGGAAAAGAGAATGAGTCTGAGTTTATGAGGGTAGCGTTTGAGGACGATTTCAACGCCAGTATGACAAAACTTCTGACATTCTGTGCCAGGGCGGAAGAAGAGTATGGTCTGAATGAAAAGGAAATAATTCCCTTTCGCTGGAACGTGTACTGGCAGCGGCCGCAGTTATGCTACACCCTGGTTTCACGCATTATCGTTAAGATTATGAATGGAACCTATCCAATCGGAAGTTCCCTGCCTCCCCTCTCCCAAATGGCGGAACAGTTAAGCGTTTCTTACCGGACGCTGCGCCGGACGTTCAACATCCTGGGCAGTCTTGGAATTATCAGTTCCCATCGGGGAAAGGTAGCGGAAGTCTGTTTCGAGATCGGCGCTATTGATTTTGGACGGGCAGAAGTAAAGGAGGGACTGCGTCTCTACCGGGACAGCCTGCAGTTTATGGCCTTGACAGTGCGTCCGGTTTTGCTTTATACTCTGCAGAATGCGGAGAAAGAACAGTGTGATTCACTGGCAGCCGGATTTGAAGATGTCTCCAGACAGGATGCATGCTACCAGTGCTTTAAACTGGTAAGTGACTTTATCGTCACCAACTGCTCTTTGGCTACCGTGAGGGAGTGTTACCGTGTTTTAGCTGAATTTATTGTATGGGGATATCCGTTTGTTTTAAAACGTGCAGAGAGGCCAATCCTGCAGGAAGAGTATTTGAAGGTAATCGGTAAGGCGGGAAACTTCCTTAAAAATGGAGAATTGGAAGGTTTTGCCGATACCTGGAAAGGTCTGCTGGAGCAGGATCTGCTGAAAGCAGGTCAGATGTTGGACGAACATCGATGCGGTAGATAAGAATAAAAAGTGATAAGAGAAAGGAAAGGGAAATGCAAATTGGTGCATTTCCATCCCTTCACCTATCACTTTTTTCTTTGGCAGAGCTTGGTACACGGGGCGTTCAGGTTATTGTTACTTAATCCAGACATGATATTATAGAATTACTTCCCTGTAGCGGTTTGTTTTAAGCTCCAGAGCCATCATTTCCACTTCACCGTCCGACAGTGATTCCATCGGTGCCCTCATACGGGCGGAGCGGATGATACCTTCCCTGCACAGAAGAGATTTATATGCAGAAATATTATTTTTCCGGCAGAGAATATGGTTCAGCACATTAGTTCTGCGCTGGATTTTGGCCGACAGCTTATTGTCTCCGGAGCTGATGGCATTCCAAAGCGCGGCGTAATGCTCCCTCAATATCATCGCGTTTCCGGATACCGTGCCGTCCCCGCCGACTGCACATACGGCGTGGTACAGATGATCCGGGCCGACCAGCACGGAGAATTCTCCCCGGTTGATTGTCATGAACTCCTGGATCCGCGTCATGTCCGGAAAACTGTATTTAATTCCAACTACATTTTTACAGGCTGCGGCAATCCGTTCTGCGGTGGAGAGATTAATATCATTTACCGCATTCTGAGGAATCGCGTAAAGATAGACCGGGAAATCCTCCGGTACGCTTCCGGCTACGGCGGTATAGTAATCGACGAGACCGTCGTCGGACAGCTTGAAATAGGAGGGGGTGACAACGCCGATTCCGTCGGCTCCGGCCTTTACCGCATGCCTGGCAAGTTCAATGGTATCTTTCAGGGTCATGGCTCCGGCCTGGGCAAATACCGGGATACGCCCTGCCGTTTTTTTAATAACGGTTTCGAGAACCAGCATGCGTTCATCGGGAGTAAGGAGCAGCATCTCCCCGGTGGTCCCGCAGGGATAGAGACATTGAAGGCCTCCCTCGATCACATACTCCGTCAGATTGTTCAGTGATTCCACATCAATCCGGTCTTCCCCGGTAAAGGGAGTGATAATGGGAACCACGGTGCCGTATAATTTTTTCATATTCACTCTTCTCTCTTTCATTAACAGGACAGTCCCGCGTTAACAGTACCGTCTGCAGTATTCTTTCAACAGAGCCAGGCCCTCGCACGCTTCCCTGAAAAAATCTGTATAGGCGGTGGCCTCTATCGAGAGAATTCCGCCATAACCGGCTTTTGACAGCGCCCTGAAGTAGGGGGCGTAGTCAAATCCGTCCGTTATTTTCGGGAAGAAACGCTTCTCGCCTTCGGGATAATCAATGTGGGCATGTAGAACAGAGTCCCGGTATTTTACGATCTCATCCATATCCTCCCCCAGTTTATGCATATGCCGCAGATCACACATGGTTTTGCAGTTTGGAAGGTTGAGAACCGAAACAAATTGTACGGCTTCCGCAAGATAGTTGATATAATTACTGTTGGCCGGACCGAGGGGTTCAATGACCAGGGTGATGCCGTAAGGTTTCAGGATACCGCAGATATCGGAAATGAGGCCGAGGATCCGTTCCTTTGCAGCATTGCGGTCGGTGCATCCGTCGGGGATGCTTCTGCATTTACCGGCGCCGAAAGGAATCATGGAAGCACCAAGCTGTGACACTCGCTCAGTTCCCTTCCTGATATGTTCAAGCCAGTATGCCCTGTCAAAACTTTCACTGTGAAAACGTTCCGTCAGAGGAATCAGACCGGAAAAGACAGAGTAATCCAGAGAAGATTCTTTGCTCTGTTGTAATACCTGCCGGAAATCTTCTTCGGAAAGCGCGGCTATTTCACAGAAGTCAAGTTCGGCGGCGTCAAATCCCGCCCTCTCAATGAGGGGGATATGCCGGATGAAACCGAAACATCCAAATTTCATGACAAAAACTCCCTTCTACTTTAAAACATGCGGATTACAGAAATATCAGCGAGATTCCAGCCAGTCGATTATCATTCCGAGCGCATCCATATCATTGCGGATTAGCTCTGCATATGCTTTACCGGCGTCTTTTTGTGAAACAGTTTTACTGATGAGAGGCTCAACCGCAACCACCCCTTTATCAACAAAGCGGAGGAAACAGGCGGCATCATCGGCAAATGTCCAGTAATTCGGGTAGGAATGGTACCGGGGGATGGAGTCTACCGCGTGGGCCCCGATAATGGTGAGTGATTTTTTCTGTACGTCCTTATAGAAATTAAAGTCGGCCGTACCTCTGGGACATCCGAGAATACAGATCCTGGCATAGTCCGCCGCCATCCGGCAGGCATCCGTCATGGCTCCCGGGACACCTGTGTTGTCGAAGACAACGGCAGGCCCCTTTCCATCCGTGATTGTCAGGAGACGCTCCTGCCAGCCGTCTGTGCCGTTATTGACGGTAAAATCAGCATGGCATTTTCCTGCGATATCGAGACGTGTTTCATTTCTGTCCACGGCAATGCAGGGAAGGGCCCCATTCAGGTGGGCAAGTTGAAGCGCAAAAATACCGACAATGCCGATTCCGAGGGAGACAATACTCT is part of the [Clostridium] symbiosum genome and encodes:
- a CDS encoding alpha/beta hydrolase codes for the protein MSAWAAGRPDNCVGYKDCKALFAHLPQTVFLCLDHAGHNLQLDRKDAFNEFFLEWFYKGRNRDGSLQ
- a CDS encoding ATP-binding domain-containing protein yields the protein MNNGQPKTGGMPFPDEAAHLEEINRRLEQALKEAQADVERIDREYRDSKRYMADYRGEIDPHEMFQNELLLRQTDQTGAFAVVLRDRIARLKDSPYFARIDFQSNNGKEPEKFYIGRFTFSQGKEPLIFDWRAPVSSMFYDYEAGPAGYDAPMGRIDGELKRKRQFKIKNGIMEYALESAAHVQDDILQKELSHTSDEKMKSIIATIQKEQNRIIRSEQAGTMIIQGVAGSGKTSIALHRIAFLLYRQKDRLAARNVTILSPNRVFGDYISNVIPELGEEPIYELSFSDIAEIGLENVIGFEPEPDPLEVEDEKWIERIRFKSSPDFACLLEEYIQKMPDRIFIPTDYAFGRFTVDRKWIRERFLAYGKYPVKRRLSMTADDIYNRLQNENIWQEDLPKARSILKSLTAMLRFKNTPALYRDFYKWLERPQMYVMPARNKLEWMDVFPFLYLHAAFEGIKESKITKHLVIDEMQDYTPIQYAVINRMFPCQKTILGDFGQYLNPYHTHTLADLRRIYDGAEYVELNKSYRSTYEIMALAKRIGAIGALEAMVRHGEEPALITCKNEQDEILKLKKAVRDFRAGENSSLGIITKTEREAEKLYAQLSDECGVNLIRPESTHFAGGISIASVRMAKGLEFDEVLIPHADSLTYQSDYDRSLLYIACTRAMHKLTLFYCNEPSRFLPL
- a CDS encoding AraC family transcriptional regulator produces the protein MRNENIENIVSVIEYIEAHLTEKLDLNRMADAVHYSKYHLHRMFTGAVGLTPHEYLQRRQLTEAAKLLVFSGKSILDIALLAGYESQQAFTNVFTAMYKISPGRYRENEKFYPLQLKYRLEGSFGMLDLKEPEEWEIEFAVEEDIPCWMELVRLVVDGFPCLNEEEYVCVLKEKIRTRQALILKDGGYAIGIMIFSYDTGSIDFMGSHPLYRKKGIPKAFLKKVMGELLKGREISITTYREGDRADTGQRKEIKGLGFAEAELLIEFGYPTQRFVLKEEGHE
- a CDS encoding amidase family protein — translated: MKKRVKIIVGISAAVILAAAGTALYIKRSAPPGEEWIAYDNETVILSIDRQLAGLDIGKIVEEKEGYIVEKGVKEIQKAVEEGLLTYEEITAVCLYRIKTIDQKEKGYNSVICVNPRAIDEARKKDMERGKNQEHQNGIYGIPIMLKDNINASGMPCSAGTVAFSGYYPPSDAGLVKALKEEGAVILGKNNLSELSYYVSGIMPAGYSAVKGQTINPYGPLKLSAYGSSSGSAVAVTANLAPVCIGTETDGSIIAPSAANSVTGFKPTRGSIPGDGIFPLIKEIDTAGPIAKTVEDAAVVYRMISGAELPESFPADALKGKTVGLLGYEYSDGEMMSLLRQKLEETGARVIDADLDTRGIITFNSISLSFKKEFEDYTAAGRYPIRKLNELLEYNREDPERRMRYGQDLLEEAEKTDRPDTDGIKESVRRADDALSAVFDEYHLDALVFLNSSGSTAPALAGYPELTVPFGKDRKGMPQGATFTARKGEDRKLLGMGYSFEHHVQGRLIP
- a CDS encoding methyl-accepting chemotaxis protein yields the protein MKNLKVGKKLFISYAIILIVLIAGCTMSIVDLVKLGGQIETFYNGPFTVNDSAGIVNANFERMQKAVYRSITNTDPEIIEEAAANAGEAALIIEEQMVIIEKHFLGDKQIIARLNAALKKLAPMRNTVLSLAAENRNSEAADYMEKNNIPTIKEAQAELDKLTESGKNKGESLVAGLQDRQTKAVTTMMILGSVGVIVSALFGAYITRSIAQPVKELEEAARSMSRGEFAEIKIEYRAEDELGQLADDMRIMAAVLLDIIRDETYLLGEMAKGNFNVQSKEELYAGDLHQFFLSLCTINDGLSNTLFKINRASQEVASGSEQVAEAAQTLAQGATEQASSVEELSDTNKSISEQVDRNARNVQDASEHSRILQSNAQESRACMQEMLGAMTEISESSCEIRKIIKTIQDIAFQTNLLALNAAVEAAHAGEQGKGFAVVANEVRDLAGKSAAASKSTAALIESSLLIVEKGAKLANKTAESLEEVVSGVRQVVESLSYIADASEKQSDSIRQITENVNLISGVVQTNSATAEESAAASEELSSQAQLLNDLVARFKLKETAGDSI
- a CDS encoding GntR family transcriptional regulator, producing the protein MTDSDKLIYNLVYDYYEARILMGVCLYGETLPSIPKIGETFRMAPRTVRAALTRLEENGYIEVTARKLSRVIYQADMEQFRENAARYFVPRRAGIIDFCGAGLLLVEPVWVYAQGSLDKDTWEQLKKKLSEAWMTDLSVSIRLHLFAFDELQNKLFLNFYWELLRYIRFPYLSRREIHLERDRDLLSDGKENESEFMRVAFEDDFNASMTKLLTFCARAEEEYGLNEKEIIPFRWNVYWQRPQLCYTLVSRIIVKIMNGTYPIGSSLPPLSQMAEQLSVSYRTLRRTFNILGSLGIISSHRGKVAEVCFEIGAIDFGRAEVKEGLRLYRDSLQFMALTVRPVLLYTLQNAEKEQCDSLAAGFEDVSRQDACYQCFKLVSDFIVTNCSLATVRECYRVLAEFIVWGYPFVLKRAERPILQEEYLKVIGKAGNFLKNGELEGFADTWKGLLEQDLLKAGQMLDEHRCGR
- a CDS encoding dihydrodipicolinate synthase family protein, which gives rise to MKKLYGTVVPIITPFTGEDRIDVESLNNLTEYVIEGGLQCLYPCGTTGEMLLLTPDERMLVLETVIKKTAGRIPVFAQAGAMTLKDTIELARHAVKAGADGIGVVTPSYFKLSDDGLVDYYTAVAGSVPEDFPVYLYAIPQNAVNDINLSTAERIAAACKNVVGIKYSFPDMTRIQEFMTINRGEFSVLVGPDHLYHAVCAVGGDGTVSGNAMILREHYAALWNAISSGDNKLSAKIQRRTNVLNHILCRKNNISAYKSLLCREGIIRSARMRAPMESLSDGEVEMMALELKTNRYREVIL
- a CDS encoding sugar phosphate isomerase/epimerase family protein; protein product: MKFGCFGFIRHIPLIERAGFDAAELDFCEIAALSEEDFRQVLQQSKESSLDYSVFSGLIPLTERFHSESFDRAYWLEHIRKGTERVSQLGASMIPFGAGKCRSIPDGCTDRNAAKERILGLISDICGILKPYGITLVIEPLGPANSNYINYLAEAVQFVSVLNLPNCKTMCDLRHMHKLGEDMDEIVKYRDSVLHAHIDYPEGEKRFFPKITDGFDYAPYFRALSKAGYGGILSIEATAYTDFFREACEGLALLKEYCRRYC
- a CDS encoding zinc-binding alcohol dehydrogenase, yielding MKCNGIIALSAGDPRMVQVDVPEPGPHEIQIRMAASLVSAGTERAWVLGQPNALPEYPYIPGYCCSGYVEKTGPGVTGFSCGDRVAAYAVNVGHREIGNVADYNVVHIPDSVSFRHAAFTSLGQTSLQGVRKCRIELGESIVSLGIGIVGIFALQLAHLNGALPCIAVDRNETRLDIAGKCHADFTVNNGTDGWQERLLTITDGKGPAVVFDNTGVPGAMTDACRMAADYARICILGCPRGTADFNFYKDVQKKSLTIIGAHAVDSIPRYHSYPNYWTFADDAACFLRFVDKGVVAVEPLISKTVSQKDAGKAYAELIRNDMDALGMIIDWLESR